A genome region from Panthera leo isolate Ple1 chromosome A2, P.leo_Ple1_pat1.1, whole genome shotgun sequence includes the following:
- the LOC122211282 gene encoding 60S ribosomal protein L7-like 1: MAEQEQRKKIPLVPENLLKKRKVYQALKATQAKQALLDKKEQKKGKEVKFKRLEWFLHDSWRQQRDRVRLRRLEVKPHGLEVPDKHSLAFVVHIQRINGVSSLVQRTIARLRLKKIFSGVFFRVTPQTIKTLRIVEPYVAWGFPNLKSVRELILKRGQAKVKNKTIPLTDNTVIEEHLGKYGVICLEDLIHEIAFPGKNFQAICDFLRPFHLSVARHATKNRVGFLKEVGLPGYRGERTNQLIRQLN, translated from the coding sequence ATGGCAGagcaagagcaaagaaaaaagattcctttgGTTCCAGAAAATCTCCTGAAAAAGAGGAAGGTGTATCAGGCCCTTAAAGCCACTCAAGCGAAGCAGGCACTTTTGGACAAGAaggagcagaagaaaggaaaagaggtcaAGTTTAAGCGACTGGAATGGTTCCTACATGATTCCTGGCGGCAGCAACGCGACAGGGTGCGCCTCAGACGACTAGAAGTGAAACCTCACGGTTTGGAAGTGCCGGATAAACATTCCTTGGCCTTTGTTGTACACATCCAAAGGATTAATGGGGTGAGTTCACTGGTGCAGAGGACCATTGCAAGGCTTCGCCTGAAGAAGATTTTCAGTGGTGTCTTTTTCAGAGTGACCCCCCAGACCATAAAAACGCTGCGTATAGTGGAACCGTATGTGGCCTGGGGATTTCCAAATCTGAAGTCTGTCCGGGAACTCATCTTGAAACGTGGACAAGCCAAGGTCAAGAATAAAACCATCCCTTTGACAGACAACACAGTGattgaggagcacctggggaAGTACGGTGTTATTTGCTTGGAAGACCTCATTCATGAAATTGCCTTTCCGGGGAAGAATTTCCAGGCCATTTGTGACTTCTTACGTCCTTTCCATCTCTCAGTGGCCCGTCATGCTACCAAGAATAGAGTGGGCTTTCTCAAGGAGGTGGGCTTACCAGGCTATCGAGGCGAACGCACCAATCAGCTCATTCGGCAGCTGAATTAA